GGGGACACACGTTTGGGTCAGGCCGGGGGTGGGGTCGCGGCGGCGGCCGCCAGGGCCGCCTGGAGTTCGGCGCGGCGGGCCGCCATGCGGGACTCGCGCTTGGCCTCGCGGCGGTCGTGGGCGCGAGCCTCGAAGCGGTAAAGGACCGGGACCACTATCAGAGTCAGCAGGGTCGAGGAGACCAGGCCGCCAATCACGACCAGCGCCAGCGGCTTGGACAAGAAGCCGCCTTGGCCGGTGATGCCCAAGGCCATGGGGGTGAGCGCGCAGATTGTCGCCAGCGCTGTCATGACAATGGGGCGGAGCCGCTTCCGGGCGCCCTCGATGATCGCCTCGTTCAGGGTCCGTCCCCGCTCTCGGTATTGGTTGATCAAGTCGATCAGCACAATCGCGTTCGACACGACAATACCGACCAGCATCAACAAACCGATCAAAGACGCCACACCCAGCGGCGTGCCGCTGATCAGCAGCGCCGCCAAGGCGCCGGTCGCCGCGAAGGGGATTGAGATCAACAAGATGAACGGCTGCAGCAAAGACCCGAAGGTCGCCACCATGACAATGAAGACGATCGCGATCGCCAAGACCAGGGCCAAGCCCAGATCGGAGAAGGCCTCGCTTTGCTGCGCGGCCACGCCGCCCACTTCGACCGTCACGCCGGCCGGCAGGTCCAATTCGTTCACTGCGTCGGTCAAGCGTCCGGACAAGGCGCCCAGATCCTGGCTCTCCGGTGTCACCGAGACGGTGGCGCTTCGGTAGCCGTCCACTCTGCTCAGCGCGGCTGGAACGGTCACCTCCTCGACCGTGGCGATTTGCTCCAGGGTCAGAATCCCGGCGGGGCTCGCCCCCAGAGGAAGGGCGCGCAACTCTTCCAAAGTCGCCGCTCCCGGCCCCAGCGACAACTTCACGTCAAGCTGATCCGCGCCGACTTCCAGGGTCCCAATGGTGCTGGGCGTCATCAGCCCCGCGACCATGCCCTCCACCGCAGTCTCGGTCATCCCGAGAGCCGCCGCCGCCGCACGGTCGACTGTGATCTGGATGGCCGGCGTGGCATCGGTCAGGTTGTTGGAGACCTCGACCGCGCCCGGGATGGTCCGCACACGCTCGTCAACCATCTTCGTGGCCGCGTCGATGGCGTCCGCGTCGGTGCCCTGCACAATCAGGTCCACGGTGGTCGAGCCCATCATGGCCTCGGAACCCCCAACCGAAATGTCCGTGGAGGCCTCGCCGCCCAGGTCCGCGACCGCCTCCCTGACGGCGGTTTGCGCGGCGGCCGGGTCGGCATCGGACTTCAGGGTGATAGCGAACGTGGCCTGCGGCGACGTCGAGACCATGCCCATCATCCCACCGCCGCCCACGGTGGTCTGGACCCGTTCGATCGCGTCGATTTCGGCCAGGGCGTCCTCAATCCGGCGCGCGTCCGCGTCCTGCACATCCAGCGAGGTGGCAGGCTCGAAGGTCTCGGTCACCGTGAGCGTGTCCTGGCCCATGTCGCCCAGAAAGTTGGTCTCCAGTTGCGTGGTCAGCGCCAACGTTCCACCCAGCAGCGCCACCGCGGCGACTATGGTGATGACCGGGTGCGCCAAGGCGCCGCGCAGAGTCGGGAGGTAGGCGCGTTGCCAAAGGCCGCGGCGCTCTTTCGCCTCGGCCTCGGCCCGGACTTGCTCCCGGAAGGTGTCGTCCACGGACACCGGGGTCTTGACGAACCAGTAGGCGAGCACCGGCACAATCGTGAGCGCCACCAGCAAGGAGGCCAGCAGCGCGATCGTGATGGTCAGGGCGAAGGGCCGGAACAATTCGCCGACCATGCCGCCCACGAACGCCATCGGGAGGAAGACGGCGACGGTGCAAACCGTGGACGCCGCGATGGCGCCGCCCACCTCCTTGACCGCGCCCACAATGGCCTGGGCCTTCGGCTCGCCGTAGGTTAGGTGTCGCTTGATGTTTTCGATCACCACAATCGAATCGTCCACCACACGGCCGATCGCGATGGTCAAAGCCCCGAGGGTGAGCATGTTCAACGTCTCGCCGGTGACTTGCATGGTGATGAAGGCCACCAGCAGCGACAGCGGGATGGAGACGGCGCTGACCAGTGTTGAGCGGATCGACAGCAAGAAGATCAGGATCACTATGACCGCGAAGCCGAGCCCCAACAGCCCTTCCTCCGCCAAACCGGCCACCGACTCCTCAATGAACGGCGCCTGGTCAAAGGCCACATCGGCTTTCAACCCGGCCGCGTCTAGCGCCTCTTTGAGTTCCTCGAGTTGGTCGGTCACGGCGTGGGAGACTTCGACGGTGTTGGCGTCCGGTGTCTTCGTGATGGCGATGGCGACCGCGTCGCGGCCGTCGATTCGCGCGTAAGACTCGGCCGCCGCCGGTTCTTGAGTCACCGTCGCGACGTCGCTCAACAAGACGGGGGCGGGCGGGGCGGCGCCGCCCTGCCCGCCGGCCGAACCGCCGGCAGACGGGTCTTCAGAACCGCCGGCCGCGCCGGCCCCGGCCTGGGGGCCCGCCCCGCCGCCGGAAGGAGTCGCGGAGGGGCTGCCGGCCGAGGCGGTCACCAGCGGCAGGGCGGCCAATTCCTCCACCGACGTGAGAGGCGAGCCGAGTTGGGCTGTGAGGGTGCGGTCGCCGGACGCGACCGTGCCTGCGGGGAAGGCCAACCCGTTGTTCTTGAGCACGTCGGCGACTGCGGACGCGGACACCCCGGCGGCGGCCATCGCCGCCGAATCGAGGGCGATTTGAATCTGTTCGGGCTCGTAGCCGGACACGTCCACGGAGCGCACGCCTTGGAGTTGCGAGAGCTTGGGCACCAGGACCTGGCCCACCGAGCGCGCCAGCTCGGTGCGGTCGGAGACGCCGTCCGAGCTTGCGGAGACTGCTAGCTGTATGACCGGGAAGTCGTCCAGCGAACCGGTCATGACCTGGGTTTCAACGCTGTCCGGCAGAGAGGACGCGAGCCGTGTGACGGCCGTGGAGAGTTTCTGGTTGGCGGCGTCCATGTTGGTGCCGTAGCGGAAGG
The sequence above is drawn from the Bifidobacteriaceae bacterium genome and encodes:
- a CDS encoding efflux RND transporter permease subunit, whose amino-acid sequence is MFRLAKLSLRNRAVVALATIAITIGGIFSLGSLKQELIPSLEIPMAAVVATYPGVSAAIVEDQVATPIEGAIRSVSGVESLETTSMNSVAFAMVSFRYGTNMDAANQKLSTAVTRLASSLPDSVETQVMTGSLDDFPVIQLAVSASSDGVSDRTELARSVGQVLVPKLSQLQGVRSVDVSGYEPEQIQIALDSAAMAAAGVSASAVADVLKNNGLAFPAGTVASGDRTLTAQLGSPLTSVEELAALPLVTASAGSPSATPSGGGAGPQAGAGAAGGSEDPSAGGSAGGQGGAAPPAPVLLSDVATVTQEPAAAESYARIDGRDAVAIAITKTPDANTVEVSHAVTDQLEELKEALDAAGLKADVAFDQAPFIEESVAGLAEEGLLGLGFAVIVILIFLLSIRSTLVSAVSIPLSLLVAFITMQVTGETLNMLTLGALTIAIGRVVDDSIVVIENIKRHLTYGEPKAQAIVGAVKEVGGAIAASTVCTVAVFLPMAFVGGMVGELFRPFALTITIALLASLLVALTIVPVLAYWFVKTPVSVDDTFREQVRAEAEAKERRGLWQRAYLPTLRGALAHPVITIVAAVALLGGTLALTTQLETNFLGDMGQDTLTVTETFEPATSLDVQDADARRIEDALAEIDAIERVQTTVGGGGMMGMVSTSPQATFAITLKSDADPAAAQTAVREAVADLGGEASTDISVGGSEAMMGSTTVDLIVQGTDADAIDAATKMVDERVRTIPGAVEVSNNLTDATPAIQITVDRAAAAALGMTETAVEGMVAGLMTPSTIGTLEVGADQLDVKLSLGPGAATLEELRALPLGASPAGILTLEQIATVEEVTVPAALSRVDGYRSATVSVTPESQDLGALSGRLTDAVNELDLPAGVTVEVGGVAAQQSEAFSDLGLALVLAIAIVFIVMVATFGSLLQPFILLISIPFAATGALAALLISGTPLGVASLIGLLMLVGIVVSNAIVLIDLINQYRERGRTLNEAIIEGARKRLRPIVMTALATICALTPMALGITGQGGFLSKPLALVVIGGLVSSTLLTLIVVPVLYRFEARAHDRREAKRESRMAARRAELQAALAAAAATPPPA